Proteins found in one Oncorhynchus mykiss isolate Arlee chromosome 3, USDA_OmykA_1.1, whole genome shotgun sequence genomic segment:
- the LOC110520517 gene encoding nuclear receptor subfamily 0 group B member 1 has translation MCCCSRGGNRGQKTPSPSLDVSAPLAMATLEGCHCQGAGGQNNNNSILYNILKNDSLTTTEEPTSQPQHRQQHQVLKVSSCSSSSRFELRQQQACSCGSSLRRGSLRSPQVTCKAASAVLMKTLRFVKNVPCFRELPEDDQLLLVRNGWVPLLVLGLAQDRVDFETTETAEPSMLLRILTGGCVSQGGLMDRQVEPEQSAGTPGVSLADIQGIKAFLKKCWGLDISTKEYAYLKGAVLFNSDLPGLCYLNYIQSLRSEAHQALNEYVKLIHRDDATRFAKLLIALAMLRAISPPVVAQLFFKPIIGAVNMEEVLLEMFYGK, from the exons ATGTGCTGCTGTTCGCGCGGGGGTAATAGGGGCCAAAAaacaccctccccctctctggatGTAAGCGCGCCACTGGCCATGGCCACTCTGGAGGGCTGTCATTGTCAGGGCGCCGGGGGGCAAAACAATAACAACAGCATCCTGTACAACATACTGAAGAACGACAGCCTCACGACCACCGAGGAACcaacatcacaaccacaacaCAGACAGCAGCACCAAGTGCTCAAggtctcctcctgctcctcttcttCGAGGTTCGAGCTTAGGCAGCAACAGGCTTGCTCTTGCGGTTCCTCGCTGCGACGGGGGTCTCTCCGGTCCCCCCAGGTGACCTGCAAAGCCGCATCGGCGGTCCTCATGAAGACTCTGCGATTTGTAAAGAACGTGCCGTGTTTCCGCGAGCTTCCCGAGGATGACCAGCTGCTGCTCGTTCGGAACGGTTGGGTGCCGCTGCTTGTGCTGGGCCTCGCGCAGGACCGGGTGGACTTCGAGACCACGGAGACCGCGGAACCTAGCATGTTGCTGCGGATCCTGACCGGCGGCTGTGTCAGCCAAGGCGGCTTAATGGACAGACAGGTTGAGCCGGAGCAGAGCGCGGGAACACCCGGGGTCTCTCTCGCGGATATCCAGGGCATCAAAGCGTTCCTGAAAAAGTGTTGGGGTTTAGACATCAGTACCAAGGAATATGCCTACCTCAAAGGAGCCGTGCTCTTCAACTCAG aTCTCCCTGGTCTGTGCTACCTCAACTACATCCAGTCACTGCGGAGCGAGGCACACCAGGCTCTCAACGAGTATGTGAAGCTGATCCACCGGGACGACGCCACGCGCTTTGCCAAGCTGCTCATCGCCCTGGCCATGCTGAGGGCCATCAGCCCCCCGGTGGTGGCACAGCTCTTCTTCAAGCCCATCATTGGAGCCGTCAATATGGAGGAGGTCCTGCTGGAGATGTTTTATGGGAAGTAG